The sequence below is a genomic window from Ciceribacter thiooxidans.
GGACTATGAACCGTATCGTGTCAGCTACACGGCCGGCCAGCCCTATATCGGGGCGACGCTGTCCATGTATCCGGCACCGAACAGCCACGGCGGAATGGGCAACTTCATCGCCTGGGACGCCGCAAAGGGTGAGATCGTGTGGTCGAAGCCGGAGCAGTTCTCGGTCTGGTCCGGGGCGCTCGCAACAGCCGGTGACGTCGTGTTCTACGGCACGCTCGAAGGCTACATCAAGGCCGTCGACCTGCAGGGTAATGAACTCTACAAGTTCAAGACGCCCTCGGGCATCATCGGCAATGTCACTACCTACGAACACAACGGCAAGCAGTACATTGCTGTGCTGTCCGGTGTGGGCGGCTGGGCCGGGATCGGTCTTGCCGCGGGTCTGACGAAGGGCACGGACGGCCTCGGGGCCGTCGGCGGCTATGCCGGCCTTTCCGATTACACGACCCTTGGTGGCCAGCTGACGGTGTTCGCGCTACCCGGCAAGTAAGCCGAGGACGCGAGATACAAGCTTCGAATGACCTCCTGAGCAGGATGAACCCGGTTGCACGACCGCGGACCGGGTTCATCGTCTCTCGATTTCACGAGTTTTCCAGGTCTTCGGGTGGCGGCGTTGGCCGGCCGCTGGAGCCGAACACGAGGTGCCTATGCCTTCCACTTTCAAGTATCTTCCGCTTGTGCTCGGGCTATTGCTCCCGGCGGGTGTGCCTTCGGCATTCGCCGACGACAAGGCCGCTGCGGCGGCCGTCACCAATGAGGATGGGAAATATTTCGACGCCGAAGGGTCGCCGACCTTCAAGATTGCCGAGGATGGTACCGTCGACTGGTACACTTACAGCGGCTATCGGCGGTTCAATTCCGAGTGCTTTGTCTGCCACGGTGCGGACGGTGCCGGGTCGTCTTTCGCGCCGGTTCTCGCCGACTCCTTGAAGACGATGAGTTATGGAGAATTCCTCCAGATCGTCGCCGAGGGCAGAAAGAACCTGACGGCCGGCAAGGAAAACGTCATGCCATCTTTTGGCAACAATAAGAACGTCT
It includes:
- a CDS encoding c-type cytochrome, methanol metabolism-related, translated to MPSTFKYLPLVLGLLLPAGVPSAFADDKAAAAAVTNEDGKYFDAEGSPTFKIAEDGTVDWYTYSGYRRFNSECFVCHGADGAGSSFAPVLADSLKTMSYGEFLQIVAEGRKNLTAGKENVMPSFGNNKNVYCYLDDIYVYLRARAVGDLPRGRPAKKEEKPQAAKDHEASCMGG